Proteins encoded by one window of Glycine soja cultivar W05 chromosome 15, ASM419377v2, whole genome shotgun sequence:
- the LOC114386072 gene encoding uncharacterized protein LOC114386072, with amino-acid sequence MHPEFQDEDIMALFEEEKEHEDRDKWIVWFDGAFNALGHGVGAVLVTPDNQCIPLTARLVFNCTNNMAEYEACALGIQAAINLNVKLLKKLIPYQAYIKKLMHFFDDISFHHIPREENQMADALATLASMFQLTPHADLSYIEFRCSKPAHCYLIEEEQDGKPWYFDIKRYVEDKE; translated from the coding sequence ATGCACCCTGAATTCcaggatgaggacatcatggccttgttcgaggaagagAAGGAGCATGAAGATAGGGAtaagtggatcgtgtggttcGATGGCGCATTCAACGCCTTAGGCCATGGAGTTGGGGCAGTTTTGGTCACTCCCGACAATCAATGCATACCCTTGACGGCAAGGTTAGTCTTCAATTGCACGAATAACATGGCTGAATATGAGGCATGCGCCCTTGGGATCCAAGCAGCAATTAACCTCAACGTCAAATTGCTCAAGAAACTGATACCTTATCAGGCCTACATCAAGAAACTGATGCATTTCTTCGATGATATCTCCTTCCACCACATTCCCAGAgaggagaatcaaatggctgatgcgctTGCTACTCTAGCATCCATGTTTCAGCTAACCCCGCATGCAGACTTGTCATATATCGAGTTTAGATGCAGCAAGCCCGCACATTGCTACTTGATAGAAGAGGAGCAAGATGGTAAACCGTGGTACTTTGACATTAAGCGATACGTCGAGGACAAGGAGTAA